DNA sequence from the Butyricimonas faecalis genome:
ATCTCGAAATATGTCCTTATAATTTTGAACATATTGATCTTGCGTTGGAATTAATGTATGAAAGGGTATTAGCCACAACAAAAAAATACCTTTCAAAACACAATATTCAGTCATAAAATATATACACTATTCCCTACTAAAACCCCAAAAATGAAAACACTCATATTCATATTTTTCCTATCGTTTCCTTGTATATTATGGGGACAACAACCCAATCGGATAAAAGGTAGTCTAATAGATTCCTGTCATAATCCGGTGAAGGGAGCTTCAATCGTATTAATGAATCGGGCTGATTCCTCGCAAATCACATGGATGGTGTGTAAAGAAAACATTTTCGAATTGGAATACAAAGATACGGGGAAACCACTGCTGCTCCACGTGTCGGCTATTGGTTACGCGGGCAAATACATCAAAATAGATCCCACTCACCTTAACTTAGGCGAAATCGTGATGATGCCTTGGGCTTTGAACATTGATGAGGTGACGATTTCTGTAAAAAAGCCCATCGTTCATAACGTGGAACGCGGCAGGGATCAATACACGATTCCCGAATGGATGGGGCTGCAAGCTTATAACTTATCCTCGTTACTATCGCTTATTCCGGGACTTATATTAAATAACGAAAATATTGAAATTGCCGGAATCGGTAAACCTATTTACATTCTTAACGGGACGAATCCTCGCATGGGAGAGTTGGAAAATCTCAATCCCAGAGACATCGAAAAAGTGACCATTGCCCGGATGCCTTCCAGTAAGTTCGGACCAAACGCCGTCGGAATTATTTATATCGAAACTAAAAAACAGTGGCATGACTATACGAGAATCCGCTTGAAAAACCAGTTTAAATACACGAACGTGACAAATAACCAATCGTCATTGTTTTTCAGTTACAAGAAAAACAAACTATCCCATTACCTTGGCTATAGTTTTGATTACGACCCCGAAAAATATGATTTACGTTATGGCTATGAAACAAACATTCCTGAAGAAGATATTCATTACAGTATGTTCACTTCAACTGACATGTATGAAAAGGGTAAAAATCACAATTTGACATACAGCACGAAATATCAAATCAATGCCAACAGCTTTGTTGACTTACTATATTACTTTAGCATGAAAAACATACTAGCCGATAATTTAGCCCATACTGATTTTTTTGATGAAGATCAACCGGACCTTTCAAGTCATACTCTTACAGATATGAAATACAAACTACATTTGGCCAACATCAGATATGACAACACGTTTGATGGAAAAGATCGATTGACTTTTTCCATAAGTTGCATGCTAGTAGATGACAAGCGGGATGAAGCCCTCAAGGAAGAAGCACTACAAACAGAAAGTACCCGTATGGCCTATAACCAAGCGTACAAAAATAAGGATGTGGGACTTTCACTCGACTACACGCACACCTTTGAAGGGTTAGATATTGAAACCGGAGTATCTTACGGTAAACTTTGGACTCAAAGCGATATGAATTATTATACCGAAAATAACTCACAAA
Encoded proteins:
- a CDS encoding outer membrane beta-barrel family protein, with product MKTLIFIFFLSFPCILWGQQPNRIKGSLIDSCHNPVKGASIVLMNRADSSQITWMVCKENIFELEYKDTGKPLLLHVSAIGYAGKYIKIDPTHLNLGEIVMMPWALNIDEVTISVKKPIVHNVERGRDQYTIPEWMGLQAYNLSSLLSLIPGLILNNENIEIAGIGKPIYILNGTNPRMGELENLNPRDIEKVTIARMPSSKFGPNAVGIIYIETKKQWHDYTRIRLKNQFKYTNVTNNQSSLFFSYKKNKLSHYLGYSFDYDPEKYDLRYGYETNIPEEDIHYSMFTSTDMYEKGKNHNLTYSTKYQINANSFVDLLYYFSMKNILADNLAHTDFFDEDQPDLSSHTLTDMKYKLHLANIRYDNTFDGKDRLTFSISCMLVDDKRDEALKEEALQTESTRMAYNQAYKNKDVGLSLDYTHTFEGLDIETGVSYGKLWTQSDMNYYTENNSQKSTSRTENTTAYLNIDHAIGKFHYQIGLRGEYEYRHAENDSYKKNHSFYFLPSAGMSYRVNDDLNFMLYYRRITTQPTERQLNTNVSYMNSYLYFTGNPLLKPTVSHTFMTRWAFPCHLSLTCNYSYDKNSIFQLTVNDKDDPNILVDTYENLKKSQELNLTLAWDRTFRFYYLNLNASYSQSFAKVPFVNQEVKYSKPAYSFYAMHSITLYEDIKLNILGSYTTTREYATTYSKESYSASVQLQMLLLKKRLNVLIAGNSLLNAGNIYQETRYKHTLMINKSNFHRCGITIGITYNFNNYIDEEKRKESEIIKRAL